The following coding sequences lie in one Montipora foliosa isolate CH-2021 chromosome 11, ASM3666993v2, whole genome shotgun sequence genomic window:
- the LOC137975935 gene encoding serine/threonine-protein phosphatase 6 regulatory ankyrin repeat subunit B-like isoform X4: MQPSPSMEEVVRPKSRGRTFAGWKSDSEYLKEVTLLCTEDNGLTPLMLAARDNKHNIVEKLLELGAVTTDRDKEGRSALHYAAVSGSEGIVKLLLSKKADGTLTGGPDEQLALHMACSRPSGALEIVRTLLKVSGKDPKLATDKNGSTPLFLAIMVGNQHVVKELLSTQAEQQVKINIVPSEDTVLHAAVRKRDVDIAKLLVECGCPVDVQNAEGQTALHIAAYEGDETMIKFLQTARVDANIADANDRTPLHLAAERGHSNVAEFLVDKLKANVNMRTKDGSTLMHIASQAGHPDTALVFLKKGVPLHMPNKDGAVCLHAAARKGHVGVVKALLSKGASVDTKTKDQYTALHIAVKYCKPQVVQILLGYGANVQLKGGKAEETPLHIAARIKDGDKVAEMLIKSGADVNAASDNGETAVHVAARFGNLKTLKLLINEKADTAKRSKNGESALHYAIRAGHYAELEELVRVLFKVKSKPVARLVINMPADKGETPLHYAAQLRKAQVKGNADIDIVKLLLEHGADCTAVTQQSMETPIHECARSGNNDILIALLESIPPSKLQLTVNKRSSSGSSPLLVASNKGNVEVVRTLLKYHARVDVFDESGRAGLHVSAERGHLGVAQELLEHKAYVNAKSKVGLTPLHLAAENGHKELVGLLVAIYKATVDALTLEKKTALHLAAEKGRLDVCQHLLELRADICALDNKGQTPLHYAAQNDHSQVVTLFLNHKPDVMMQQNAEGSTCVHIAAMKGSVSVIKELLKFNPSGITTARNKRKFATPLLLAASGGHKIVVEVLIAHGASASDEDADGMTVLHLAAKFGHVDVLEVLRGKVPWSMASVKTGLSALHVAAQYGQIEVVREMLLKVSGTIKSESPAMMDNAEKAGSKPDYCFTPLHLAAQSGHVGVVRILLNSPGVRVDSATAVQGSIPLHLAAENGHSEVVSILLSKSTLQLHVKDKMGRTAMHLAATNGHRELISQLIGQGADINAPDENGYAPMHMAAEAGHVEVVKLLVESGASPRAESMEGTFPICYAAMQGHLSVVKYLLQQELNTERLLSDRKFLFDLMVCSNQNESESVMDFILQCPAPIYAAAKLSKHYRNESTREKERARDLLAVGEVCESIASDLLSLACVDSAEKLLTAIDDRDVPFLDYLIECEQKICVSHPSVQVYLGDVWRGDFKWDDWKYFLLFTMSLICPLWWAFLCLPWNDRYHKIPIIKFICHLISHFYLIVLFSLTVVVPWEELTGTSLLPHWYEWLLLVWLSGLLLSQLTDPHDRAGLGWIPVIVLFLSTIGILLHLVAIGFQGDDRISIIYARNQFFAVSMMLCFAQLLDFLSFHHLFGPWGVIIRDLMYDLVRFLVILSIFMVGFTAHLAAVYRPMSQTATGNIIQKSEGDFFDCFELLFFSLFGLTEIEELNKVEGRKATFTLAKATFGIYNMITIIVLINLLIAMMSDTYQRIQMQSDLEWKFGRAKLIRNMKRSTTTPSPLNLATKLFSYLRLMYKLKFKCCRPGIINIIRSDEQLPDNTSVNPLYQNSNSWLPNGGVPVHRDSGQRSVRIEDVMDWKTIVKKFQAVRAISNEVTAVAHTARDKLLSPKASHVNLRARAESTMLPGRPGTSLGSTMSLHRVVTATVKKIDVVSNIKDMGDF, from the exons GAGGGACGATCCGCTCTTCATTATGCCGCTGTCTCGGGTTCCGAAGGGATTGTCAAACTTCTTCTCTCCAAAAAGGCGGACGGCACACTTACCGGAGGG CCCGACGAGCAGCTTGCCCTGCACATGGCCTGCAGCCGCCCCTCGGGTGCATTGGAAATTGTCAGAACACTACTGAAGGTTTCTGGGAAAGATCCTAAACTCGCAACTGATAAG AATGGTTCTACGCCACTGTTTCTGGCGATCATGGTTGGCAATCAACACGTTGTGAAAGAACTGTTGAGCACCCAAGCCGAGCAACAAGTCAAGATCAATATCGTG CCCAGTGAAGATACTGTATTACACGCGGCTGTAAGAAAGAGGGATGTTGACATCGCAAAACTCCTCGTAGAGTGTGGCTGCCCGGTCGATGTGCAAAAC GCCGAAGGACAAACGGCCCTCCATATTGCCGCCTACGAAGGAGACGAGACTATGATAAAGTTTCTTCAAACGGCACGAGTTGATGCTAATATCGCTGACGCA AATGACCGTACTCCGCTCCACTTGGCAGCAGAGAGAGGTCACTCCAATGTGGCCGAATTCTTGGTGGACAAGCTTAAAGCCAACGTGAATATGAGAACAAAG GATGGCAGTACCCTGATGCATATTGCTTCACAAGCGGGACATCCCGACACCGCTTTGGTGTTCTTGAAAAAGGGCGTGCCCCTCCATATGCCAAACAAG GACGGTGCCGTTTGTCTTCACGCTGCCGCCAGAAAAGGTCACGTCGGAGTTGTAAAAGCGTTGCTCTCGAAAGGAGCTTCAGTGGACACCAAAACCAAG GACCAGTACACCGCATTGCACATTGCCGTGAAGTACTGCAAGCCTCAAGTCGTGCAGATATTATTAGGATACGGTGCCAATGTACAGCTCAAAGGTGGCAAG GCGGAAGAAACACCTTTGCACATCGCTGCACGAATCAAAGATGGAGACAAGGTGGCCGAGATGTTGATAAAGAGCGGTGCCGATGTTAACGCAGCGAGTGAT aatggTGAGACGGCAGTTCATGTAGCAGCAAGGTTTGGCAACTTAAAAACACTGAAGCTTCTAATAAACGAGAAAGCTGACACGGCTAAGAGATCGAAG AATGGTGAGTCTGCCCTACATTACGCTATCCGGGCCGGGCATTACGCTGAACTGGAGGAACTGGTGCGAGTCCTGTTTAAGGTCAAGTCCAAACCTGTCGCCAGACTGGTTATCAATATGCCAGCTGAC AAAGGCGAGACTCCTCTACATTACGCGGCCCAATTACGCAAGGCTCAAGTCAAAGGAAATGCTGACATTGATATTGTCAAACTGCTTCTTGAACACGGTGCTGACTGTACAGCGGTTACACAGCAG TCCATGGAGACTCCAATTCACGAGTGCGCACGCTCAGGAAACAACGACATCTTAATAGCTTTACTCGAGTCCATTCCTCCCTCCAAGCTTCAGCTCACGGTCAACAAACGTTCTTCG aGTGGCTCCTCACCTCTTCTCGTTGCCTCAAACAAAGGAAACGTGGAGGTCGTACGCACGTTGCTGAAATATCATGCGAGGGTAGACGTATTTGATGAG TCTGGTCGCGCCGGATTACACGTGAGCGCGGAACGTGGCCATCTTGGAGTAGCGCAGGAACTGCTGGAGCACAAAGCCTATGTAAACGCAAAGAGTAAG GTCGGTCTTACGCCACTTCATCTCGCTGCGGAAAATGGACATAAAGAACTGGTTGGTCTTTTGGTGGCCATTTACAAGGCAACTGTGGACGCTCTGACACTG GAAAAGAAGACAGCGCTACATTTAGCGGCTGAGAAAGGCCGCTTGGACGTTTGTCAGCATTTACTGGAGTTGAGGGCAGACATTTGCGCGTTAGATAAC AAAGGTCAAACGCCTTTACATTATGCCGCTCAGAATGACCATTCCCAAGTGGTAACCCTGTTTCTGAACCACAAGCCTGACGTCATGATGCAACAAAATGCG GAAGGCAGTACGTGTGTTCATATCGCGGCCATGAAGGGTAGTGTGTCTGTAATAAAAGAACTTCTGAAATTCAATCCCTCTGGTATCACAACTGCAAGAAACAAG CGGAAATTCGCAACGCCCCTGTTACTTGCGGCCAGCGGTGGTCATAAAATCGTTGTGGAGGTTTTGATAGCGCATGGAGCTTCAGCCAGTGATGAAGATGCG gacGGGATGACAGTTCTTCATCTTGCAGCTAAATTTGGTCACGTGGATGTGTTGGAGGTCTTGCGGGGTAAAGTTCCTTGGAGTATGGCGAGCGTTAAG ACCGGTCTATCGGCTCTGCATGTAGCAGCTCAGTATGGACAAATTGAAGTCGTGCGAGAAATGCTCCTCAAAGTTTCTGGGACAATTAAAAGCGAATCACCCGCAATGATGGATAACGCTGAGAAAGCCGGATCGAAGCCAGAC TACTGCTTCACTCCGCTGCATTTGGCTGCACAGTCTGGTCACGTGGGTGTCGTGCGAATACTGCTGAACTCTCCTGGAGTGCGCGTGGACTCAGCAACGGCCGTACAG GGCTCCATTCCGTTGCATTTGGCTGCTGAGAATGGGCATTCGGAGGTTGTGAGCATCTTGCTTAGCAAATCAACTCTACAGCTTCATGTCAAGGACAAAATGGGCCGTACAGCCATGCATCTAGCAGCAACCAATGGACACAGAGAGCTTATCTCGCAGCTGATTGGTCAGGGAGCTGATATCAATGCCCCCGATGAg AATGGTTACGCACCAATGCACATGGCCGCTGAGGCTGGTCATGTGGAGGTGGTGAAACTGCTGGTCGAGTCTGGGGCATCACCGCGGGCGGAATCTATG GAAGGCACGTTCCCTATCTGTTACGCAGCCATGCAAGGTCACTTATCAGTCGTTAAATATTTACTGCAACAGGAACTCAACACCGAGCGATTGTTATCGGACAGAAAG tttCTTTTTGATCTGATGGTGTGCTCAAATCAAAATGAAAGCGAATCTGTCATGGACTTCATTCTCCAGTGCCCCGCCCCAATCTATGCGGCGGCCAAGCTCTCAAAGCATTACCGTAACGAATCGACGCGGGAAAAGGAACGTGCGCGTGATTTGCTAGCAGTTGGTGAAGTCTGTGAGAGCATAGCGTCGGACCTGCTGTCTCTCGCATGCGTAGATAGCGCAGAAAAACTGCTGACTGCCATCGACGACCGCGATGTACCGTTTTTGGATTATTTAATTGAGTGTGAACAAAAGATTTGCGTTTCTCACCCTTCTGTACAGGTGTATCTTGGTGACGTCTGGCGTGGAGATTTCAAATGGGATGACTGGAAATATTTCTTGTTGTTTACGATGTCTTTGATTTGCCCATTATGGTGGGCCTTTCTTTGTCTCCCTTGGAACGACCGCTACCACAAAATCCCCATTATCAAGTTTATCTGCCATCTCATTTCTCATTTCTACCTCATTGTATTGTTCAGCTTAACCGTGGTGGTCCCGTGGGAAGAACTTACAGGCACCTCACTCCTCCCTCACTGGTACGAATGGCTCTTACTAGTTTGGCTCTCAGGACTCCTTCTATCCCAGCTCACGGACCCACACGACCGCGCAGGACTAGGCTGGATCCCGGTCATTGTGCTCTTTCTGAGCACGATCGGTATCCTGCTGCATTTGGTTGCCATTGGTTTCCAAGGAGACGACCGCATTAGTATCATCTACGCGCGCAACCAATTCTTCGCAGTATCCATGATGCTTTGCTTCGCTCAGCTCTTGGATTTcttatcatttcatcatttgtTCGGTCCGTGGGGGGTCATCATCCGGGATCTCATGTATGACCTTGTGCGTTTCTTGGTGATTCTGTCGATTTTCATGGTAGGTTTCACCGCTCATCTCGCAGCTGTGTATCGACCAATGAGCCAAACTGCAACCGGGAACATCATACAAAAAAGCGAAGGGGATTTCTTCGATTGTTTTGAATTATTGTTTTTTAGTTTGTTTGGACTGACCGAGATCGAAGAGTTGAATAAGGTTGAGGGCAGAAAAGCAACGTTTACACTGGCTAAAGCAACGTTCGGGATCTACAACATGATTACAATCATTGTGCTCATCAATTTGCTCATCGCTATGATGAGCGACACTTATCAGCGTATCCAAATGCAATCTGATCTTGAGTGGAAGTTCGGCCGCGCAAAGCTTATTCGCAACATGAAGCGTTCGACAACCACTCCATCCCCTTTAAATCTTGCAACAAAACTCTTTTCCTATTTGCGGTTGATGTACAAGTTAAAGTTCAAGTGTTGTCGCCCTGGAATTATCAATATCATCCGCTCTGATGAACAGCTCCCAGATAACACATCAGTAAATCCACTTTATCAAAACTCGAACTCTTGGCTCCCAAATGGAGGGGTTCCTGTCCACCGGGATAGTGGTCAGAGAAGTGTTCGAATAGAGGACGTTATGGACTGGAAAACAATCGTTAAGAAATTTCAAGCAGTTAGAGCTATCAGTAACGAAGTAACAGCGGTTGCTCACACCGCCCGAGACAAACTTCTCTCGCCCAAGGCCTCGCACGTGAACTTGAGAGCCAGGGCGGAGTCGACTATGTTGCCAGGTCGACCGGGCACTTCATTGGGTTCCACCATGTCACTCCACCGTGTTGTCACAGCGACAGTGAAGAAGATTGACGTCGTTTCAAACATTAAAGATATGGGTGATTTTTGA
- the LOC137975935 gene encoding serine/threonine-protein phosphatase 6 regulatory ankyrin repeat subunit B-like isoform X1 yields the protein MPNGGPDASTTSRRPSLRPPSPGPEAPVIPSQARRGSKLLYDTKTHPSVLRWEILNRILELSAKGDWSAVDQHLNSLGRNNMDISLAEIEDNGLTPLMLAARDNKHNIVEKLLELGAVTTDRDKEGRSALHYAAVSGSEGIVKLLLSKKADGTLTGGPDEQLALHMACSRPSGALEIVRTLLKVSGKDPKLATDKNGSTPLFLAIMVGNQHVVKELLSTQAEQQVKINIVPSEDTVLHAAVRKRDVDIAKLLVECGCPVDVQNAEGQTALHIAAYEGDETMIKFLQTARVDANIADANDRTPLHLAAERGHSNVAEFLVDKLKANVNMRTKDGSTLMHIASQAGHPDTALVFLKKGVPLHMPNKDGAVCLHAAARKGHVGVVKALLSKGASVDTKTKDQYTALHIAVKYCKPQVVQILLGYGANVQLKGGKAEETPLHIAARIKDGDKVAEMLIKSGADVNAASDNGETAVHVAARFGNLKTLKLLINEKADTAKRSKNGESALHYAIRAGHYAELEELVRVLFKVKSKPVARLVINMPADKGETPLHYAAQLRKAQVKGNADIDIVKLLLEHGADCTAVTQQSMETPIHECARSGNNDILIALLESIPPSKLQLTVNKRSSSGSSPLLVASNKGNVEVVRTLLKYHARVDVFDESGRAGLHVSAERGHLGVAQELLEHKAYVNAKSKVGLTPLHLAAENGHKELVGLLVAIYKATVDALTLEKKTALHLAAEKGRLDVCQHLLELRADICALDNKGQTPLHYAAQNDHSQVVTLFLNHKPDVMMQQNAEGSTCVHIAAMKGSVSVIKELLKFNPSGITTARNKRKFATPLLLAASGGHKIVVEVLIAHGASASDEDADGMTVLHLAAKFGHVDVLEVLRGKVPWSMASVKTGLSALHVAAQYGQIEVVREMLLKVSGTIKSESPAMMDNAEKAGSKPDYCFTPLHLAAQSGHVGVVRILLNSPGVRVDSATAVQGSIPLHLAAENGHSEVVSILLSKSTLQLHVKDKMGRTAMHLAATNGHRELISQLIGQGADINAPDENGYAPMHMAAEAGHVEVVKLLVESGASPRAESMEGTFPICYAAMQGHLSVVKYLLQQELNTERLLSDRKFLFDLMVCSNQNESESVMDFILQCPAPIYAAAKLSKHYRNESTREKERARDLLAVGEVCESIASDLLSLACVDSAEKLLTAIDDRDVPFLDYLIECEQKICVSHPSVQVYLGDVWRGDFKWDDWKYFLLFTMSLICPLWWAFLCLPWNDRYHKIPIIKFICHLISHFYLIVLFSLTVVVPWEELTGTSLLPHWYEWLLLVWLSGLLLSQLTDPHDRAGLGWIPVIVLFLSTIGILLHLVAIGFQGDDRISIIYARNQFFAVSMMLCFAQLLDFLSFHHLFGPWGVIIRDLMYDLVRFLVILSIFMVGFTAHLAAVYRPMSQTATGNIIQKSEGDFFDCFELLFFSLFGLTEIEELNKVEGRKATFTLAKATFGIYNMITIIVLINLLIAMMSDTYQRIQMQSDLEWKFGRAKLIRNMKRSTTTPSPLNLATKLFSYLRLMYKLKFKCCRPGIINIIRSDEQLPDNTSVNPLYQNSNSWLPNGGVPVHRDSGQRSVRIEDVMDWKTIVKKFQAVRAISNEVTAVAHTARDKLLSPKASHVNLRARAESTMLPGRPGTSLGSTMSLHRVVTATVKKIDVVSNIKDMGDF from the exons GAGGGACGATCCGCTCTTCATTATGCCGCTGTCTCGGGTTCCGAAGGGATTGTCAAACTTCTTCTCTCCAAAAAGGCGGACGGCACACTTACCGGAGGG CCCGACGAGCAGCTTGCCCTGCACATGGCCTGCAGCCGCCCCTCGGGTGCATTGGAAATTGTCAGAACACTACTGAAGGTTTCTGGGAAAGATCCTAAACTCGCAACTGATAAG AATGGTTCTACGCCACTGTTTCTGGCGATCATGGTTGGCAATCAACACGTTGTGAAAGAACTGTTGAGCACCCAAGCCGAGCAACAAGTCAAGATCAATATCGTG CCCAGTGAAGATACTGTATTACACGCGGCTGTAAGAAAGAGGGATGTTGACATCGCAAAACTCCTCGTAGAGTGTGGCTGCCCGGTCGATGTGCAAAAC GCCGAAGGACAAACGGCCCTCCATATTGCCGCCTACGAAGGAGACGAGACTATGATAAAGTTTCTTCAAACGGCACGAGTTGATGCTAATATCGCTGACGCA AATGACCGTACTCCGCTCCACTTGGCAGCAGAGAGAGGTCACTCCAATGTGGCCGAATTCTTGGTGGACAAGCTTAAAGCCAACGTGAATATGAGAACAAAG GATGGCAGTACCCTGATGCATATTGCTTCACAAGCGGGACATCCCGACACCGCTTTGGTGTTCTTGAAAAAGGGCGTGCCCCTCCATATGCCAAACAAG GACGGTGCCGTTTGTCTTCACGCTGCCGCCAGAAAAGGTCACGTCGGAGTTGTAAAAGCGTTGCTCTCGAAAGGAGCTTCAGTGGACACCAAAACCAAG GACCAGTACACCGCATTGCACATTGCCGTGAAGTACTGCAAGCCTCAAGTCGTGCAGATATTATTAGGATACGGTGCCAATGTACAGCTCAAAGGTGGCAAG GCGGAAGAAACACCTTTGCACATCGCTGCACGAATCAAAGATGGAGACAAGGTGGCCGAGATGTTGATAAAGAGCGGTGCCGATGTTAACGCAGCGAGTGAT aatggTGAGACGGCAGTTCATGTAGCAGCAAGGTTTGGCAACTTAAAAACACTGAAGCTTCTAATAAACGAGAAAGCTGACACGGCTAAGAGATCGAAG AATGGTGAGTCTGCCCTACATTACGCTATCCGGGCCGGGCATTACGCTGAACTGGAGGAACTGGTGCGAGTCCTGTTTAAGGTCAAGTCCAAACCTGTCGCCAGACTGGTTATCAATATGCCAGCTGAC AAAGGCGAGACTCCTCTACATTACGCGGCCCAATTACGCAAGGCTCAAGTCAAAGGAAATGCTGACATTGATATTGTCAAACTGCTTCTTGAACACGGTGCTGACTGTACAGCGGTTACACAGCAG TCCATGGAGACTCCAATTCACGAGTGCGCACGCTCAGGAAACAACGACATCTTAATAGCTTTACTCGAGTCCATTCCTCCCTCCAAGCTTCAGCTCACGGTCAACAAACGTTCTTCG aGTGGCTCCTCACCTCTTCTCGTTGCCTCAAACAAAGGAAACGTGGAGGTCGTACGCACGTTGCTGAAATATCATGCGAGGGTAGACGTATTTGATGAG TCTGGTCGCGCCGGATTACACGTGAGCGCGGAACGTGGCCATCTTGGAGTAGCGCAGGAACTGCTGGAGCACAAAGCCTATGTAAACGCAAAGAGTAAG GTCGGTCTTACGCCACTTCATCTCGCTGCGGAAAATGGACATAAAGAACTGGTTGGTCTTTTGGTGGCCATTTACAAGGCAACTGTGGACGCTCTGACACTG GAAAAGAAGACAGCGCTACATTTAGCGGCTGAGAAAGGCCGCTTGGACGTTTGTCAGCATTTACTGGAGTTGAGGGCAGACATTTGCGCGTTAGATAAC AAAGGTCAAACGCCTTTACATTATGCCGCTCAGAATGACCATTCCCAAGTGGTAACCCTGTTTCTGAACCACAAGCCTGACGTCATGATGCAACAAAATGCG GAAGGCAGTACGTGTGTTCATATCGCGGCCATGAAGGGTAGTGTGTCTGTAATAAAAGAACTTCTGAAATTCAATCCCTCTGGTATCACAACTGCAAGAAACAAG CGGAAATTCGCAACGCCCCTGTTACTTGCGGCCAGCGGTGGTCATAAAATCGTTGTGGAGGTTTTGATAGCGCATGGAGCTTCAGCCAGTGATGAAGATGCG gacGGGATGACAGTTCTTCATCTTGCAGCTAAATTTGGTCACGTGGATGTGTTGGAGGTCTTGCGGGGTAAAGTTCCTTGGAGTATGGCGAGCGTTAAG ACCGGTCTATCGGCTCTGCATGTAGCAGCTCAGTATGGACAAATTGAAGTCGTGCGAGAAATGCTCCTCAAAGTTTCTGGGACAATTAAAAGCGAATCACCCGCAATGATGGATAACGCTGAGAAAGCCGGATCGAAGCCAGAC TACTGCTTCACTCCGCTGCATTTGGCTGCACAGTCTGGTCACGTGGGTGTCGTGCGAATACTGCTGAACTCTCCTGGAGTGCGCGTGGACTCAGCAACGGCCGTACAG GGCTCCATTCCGTTGCATTTGGCTGCTGAGAATGGGCATTCGGAGGTTGTGAGCATCTTGCTTAGCAAATCAACTCTACAGCTTCATGTCAAGGACAAAATGGGCCGTACAGCCATGCATCTAGCAGCAACCAATGGACACAGAGAGCTTATCTCGCAGCTGATTGGTCAGGGAGCTGATATCAATGCCCCCGATGAg AATGGTTACGCACCAATGCACATGGCCGCTGAGGCTGGTCATGTGGAGGTGGTGAAACTGCTGGTCGAGTCTGGGGCATCACCGCGGGCGGAATCTATG GAAGGCACGTTCCCTATCTGTTACGCAGCCATGCAAGGTCACTTATCAGTCGTTAAATATTTACTGCAACAGGAACTCAACACCGAGCGATTGTTATCGGACAGAAAG tttCTTTTTGATCTGATGGTGTGCTCAAATCAAAATGAAAGCGAATCTGTCATGGACTTCATTCTCCAGTGCCCCGCCCCAATCTATGCGGCGGCCAAGCTCTCAAAGCATTACCGTAACGAATCGACGCGGGAAAAGGAACGTGCGCGTGATTTGCTAGCAGTTGGTGAAGTCTGTGAGAGCATAGCGTCGGACCTGCTGTCTCTCGCATGCGTAGATAGCGCAGAAAAACTGCTGACTGCCATCGACGACCGCGATGTACCGTTTTTGGATTATTTAATTGAGTGTGAACAAAAGATTTGCGTTTCTCACCCTTCTGTACAGGTGTATCTTGGTGACGTCTGGCGTGGAGATTTCAAATGGGATGACTGGAAATATTTCTTGTTGTTTACGATGTCTTTGATTTGCCCATTATGGTGGGCCTTTCTTTGTCTCCCTTGGAACGACCGCTACCACAAAATCCCCATTATCAAGTTTATCTGCCATCTCATTTCTCATTTCTACCTCATTGTATTGTTCAGCTTAACCGTGGTGGTCCCGTGGGAAGAACTTACAGGCACCTCACTCCTCCCTCACTGGTACGAATGGCTCTTACTAGTTTGGCTCTCAGGACTCCTTCTATCCCAGCTCACGGACCCACACGACCGCGCAGGACTAGGCTGGATCCCGGTCATTGTGCTCTTTCTGAGCACGATCGGTATCCTGCTGCATTTGGTTGCCATTGGTTTCCAAGGAGACGACCGCATTAGTATCATCTACGCGCGCAACCAATTCTTCGCAGTATCCATGATGCTTTGCTTCGCTCAGCTCTTGGATTTcttatcatttcatcatttgtTCGGTCCGTGGGGGGTCATCATCCGGGATCTCATGTATGACCTTGTGCGTTTCTTGGTGATTCTGTCGATTTTCATGGTAGGTTTCACCGCTCATCTCGCAGCTGTGTATCGACCAATGAGCCAAACTGCAACCGGGAACATCATACAAAAAAGCGAAGGGGATTTCTTCGATTGTTTTGAATTATTGTTTTTTAGTTTGTTTGGACTGACCGAGATCGAAGAGTTGAATAAGGTTGAGGGCAGAAAAGCAACGTTTACACTGGCTAAAGCAACGTTCGGGATCTACAACATGATTACAATCATTGTGCTCATCAATTTGCTCATCGCTATGATGAGCGACACTTATCAGCGTATCCAAATGCAATCTGATCTTGAGTGGAAGTTCGGCCGCGCAAAGCTTATTCGCAACATGAAGCGTTCGACAACCACTCCATCCCCTTTAAATCTTGCAACAAAACTCTTTTCCTATTTGCGGTTGATGTACAAGTTAAAGTTCAAGTGTTGTCGCCCTGGAATTATCAATATCATCCGCTCTGATGAACAGCTCCCAGATAACACATCAGTAAATCCACTTTATCAAAACTCGAACTCTTGGCTCCCAAATGGAGGGGTTCCTGTCCACCGGGATAGTGGTCAGAGAAGTGTTCGAATAGAGGACGTTATGGACTGGAAAACAATCGTTAAGAAATTTCAAGCAGTTAGAGCTATCAGTAACGAAGTAACAGCGGTTGCTCACACCGCCCGAGACAAACTTCTCTCGCCCAAGGCCTCGCACGTGAACTTGAGAGCCAGGGCGGAGTCGACTATGTTGCCAGGTCGACCGGGCACTTCATTGGGTTCCACCATGTCACTCCACCGTGTTGTCACAGCGACAGTGAAGAAGATTGACGTCGTTTCAAACATTAAAGATATGGGTGATTTTTGA